In Aequorivita sp. H23M31, a single window of DNA contains:
- a CDS encoding cell division protein FtsQ/DivIB: protein MKRAIEILKFVVLLGLLVFLYSFGQKRNDKRNLAKLEVEFINGNAPFITYETVNKLLIQKEVEVTDVGKETLVLKEMEKRLRENPMIRQAEVFLTIDGVLGARIEQRDPIGRVSSQRLGQDYYLDADGKMMPLSDVYSARVPIITGISENDLEEITPLLLHIRQDDFMEKIVVGLNGRENGEIELELRKTDLKVLFGKPVAIENKFQNFKAFYKKTQQDSTLYGYEKVNLKFDNQVIATKKIGHGKR, encoded by the coding sequence ATGAAACGGGCAATTGAAATATTAAAATTCGTAGTTCTTCTGGGGCTGTTGGTATTTCTTTATAGCTTCGGTCAAAAACGGAATGACAAGAGGAACCTGGCCAAGCTGGAGGTGGAATTCATTAACGGAAATGCTCCTTTTATCACCTACGAAACAGTTAATAAATTGTTGATACAAAAAGAAGTGGAGGTTACGGACGTAGGGAAAGAAACTTTAGTTTTGAAAGAAATGGAAAAACGGTTACGAGAAAATCCCATGATTCGCCAGGCAGAAGTGTTTCTTACCATAGATGGAGTCCTTGGAGCCAGGATAGAACAACGTGACCCCATTGGAAGAGTATCCTCCCAGCGGCTGGGACAGGATTATTATTTAGACGCGGACGGAAAAATGATGCCACTGTCCGATGTGTATTCCGCCCGAGTGCCGATAATTACCGGAATTTCAGAAAATGATTTAGAGGAAATAACCCCCCTGTTGCTTCATATTAGGCAGGACGATTTTATGGAGAAGATCGTGGTAGGGTTAAATGGAAGGGAAAATGGAGAGATTGAATTGGAGCTGCGGAAAACCGATCTAAAGGTGCTTTTCGGAAAGCCAGTGGCTATTGAAAATAAGTTTCAGAATTTTAAAGCATTTTATAAAAAAACACAACAAGATAGTACTCTTTATGGGTATGAAAAGGTGAACCTGAAGTTCGATAATCAGGTAATAGCCACAAAAAAGATAGGCCATGGAAAAAGATAA
- the ftsA gene encoding cell division protein FtsA — MEKDNIAVGLDIGTTKIVAMIGRKNDYGKMEVLGIGKAKSLGVHRGVVNNITQTIQSIQQAVQDAETASGMKIKEVVVGIAGQHIRSLQHSDYITRADGEEVISEDDIDRLCNQVHKLVMLPGEEILHVLPQDYKVDGQAEIKEPIGMYGARLEANFHVVVGQVASIRNVGRCIKSAGLELSAITLEPLASAKAVLSQEEKEAGVALIDIGGGTTDLAIFKDGIIRHTAVIPFGGNVITEDIKEGCSIIEKQAELLKIKFGSAWPGENKDNEIVSIPGLRGREPKEISLKNLSKIIHARVIEIIEQAYMEIKNYGHEEQKKKLIAGIVLTGGGAQLQHIKQLVEYITGMDTRIGYPNEHLAGDSDEETTSPAYATAVGLVLNSLESKEKSSLMKRFPHHYPDTEEGSEHEIPQESMEHEEEKEKDAEPKNRKRFFDKWAEKFKEFLDNAE, encoded by the coding sequence ATGGAAAAAGATAATATTGCGGTAGGACTTGATATTGGAACAACCAAGATTGTGGCCATGATCGGACGAAAAAACGATTATGGCAAAATGGAGGTTTTGGGAATCGGTAAAGCCAAAAGTTTGGGCGTACACCGAGGTGTAGTGAATAATATTACCCAAACCATTCAATCCATACAGCAAGCGGTACAAGATGCAGAAACGGCTTCAGGAATGAAAATAAAGGAAGTGGTGGTTGGTATTGCCGGCCAGCACATAAGAAGTCTTCAGCATAGCGATTATATTACCCGTGCAGACGGTGAAGAGGTAATTAGTGAAGATGATATCGATCGTCTGTGCAATCAGGTCCATAAACTGGTAATGCTCCCGGGAGAAGAGATTTTACACGTATTGCCACAGGATTACAAGGTGGATGGACAGGCCGAAATAAAGGAGCCCATCGGAATGTACGGTGCGAGATTGGAAGCTAATTTTCACGTAGTTGTAGGTCAGGTAGCCTCCATTAGAAATGTGGGCAGATGTATTAAGAGTGCTGGTCTGGAACTTTCTGCAATAACCTTGGAACCCTTGGCATCTGCAAAAGCTGTGCTCAGTCAAGAAGAAAAGGAAGCAGGAGTAGCTTTGATAGATATAGGAGGTGGAACCACAGATCTAGCCATATTTAAGGATGGTATTATTAGACATACAGCAGTCATTCCATTTGGTGGAAATGTAATCACCGAAGATATTAAAGAGGGCTGTTCAATTATAGAAAAACAGGCGGAGTTACTTAAAATAAAATTTGGTTCTGCGTGGCCAGGAGAGAATAAAGACAATGAAATTGTTTCCATTCCAGGTTTAAGAGGCAGAGAACCCAAAGAAATAAGTTTAAAAAATCTTTCAAAGATTATCCATGCGCGCGTGATAGAAATTATCGAGCAAGCGTATATGGAAATTAAGAATTACGGTCACGAAGAGCAGAAAAAGAAACTTATTGCGGGCATAGTATTAACCGGTGGCGGGGCACAATTGCAACATATTAAACAACTTGTTGAATACATAACCGGTATGGACACGCGCATTGGGTATCCAAATGAGCATTTGGCTGGGGACAGTGATGAGGAGACTACCAGTCCTGCTTATGCAACTGCCGTAGGGTTAGTGCTTAACAGTTTGGAAAGCAAGGAGAAATCCTCTCTTATGAAGCGGTTTCCACACCACTACCCCGATACGGAGGAAGGAAGTGAACATGAAATTCCTCAGGAGAGTATGGAGCATGAAGAGGAAAAGGAAAAAGATGCAGAGCCAAAAAACCGAAAACGATTTTTTGACAAATGGGCGGAGAAGTTTAAAGAATTTCTAGATAACGCCGAGTAG
- the murG gene encoding undecaprenyldiphospho-muramoylpentapeptide beta-N-acetylglucosaminyltransferase, whose translation MKPKFIISGGGTGGHIYPAIAIADELKSRYPEAEFLFVGSKDRMEMEKVPQAGYRIKGLWISGLQRSLSIQNLAFPLKLVSSLAKSNTILKNFRADVAIGTGGYASAPLLRMASLKKIPCLIQEQNSYAGITNKWLSGSAKSICVAYEGMEKFFPAEKIRFTGNPVRQDLLDISEKKEEALQFFKLDKDKKTLLVLGGSLGAKRINELIEKSLPLFEKHNLQVIWQCGKYYELVYKDIENANVKIHAFLNRMDLAYAAGDFIISRAGALSVSELCLVGKPVIFIPSPNVAEDHQTKNALSVAEKEAAILIRENELDDSFDTKFSDLLSSEEQQKILSGNIKELAKPNATRDIIVEIEKLMKSN comes from the coding sequence TTGAAACCAAAATTCATCATATCAGGCGGCGGAACGGGAGGACATATCTATCCCGCTATTGCCATTGCGGACGAATTGAAATCTCGGTATCCTGAAGCCGAATTTTTGTTCGTGGGATCAAAGGATAGGATGGAAATGGAAAAAGTTCCCCAAGCAGGTTATCGCATCAAAGGACTTTGGATTTCAGGGTTACAGCGTAGTCTTTCAATTCAAAATCTCGCATTTCCTTTAAAGTTGGTTTCAAGCTTGGCAAAATCCAATACTATTTTAAAGAATTTTAGAGCAGATGTCGCTATTGGAACCGGGGGGTACGCCAGCGCTCCATTATTGCGAATGGCATCATTAAAAAAAATTCCCTGTTTGATCCAAGAACAGAACAGCTACGCAGGCATCACAAATAAGTGGCTTAGTGGCAGTGCCAAGAGCATTTGTGTTGCTTATGAAGGGATGGAGAAATTTTTTCCCGCTGAAAAAATTCGATTTACAGGAAATCCGGTTAGGCAGGATTTGTTGGATATTTCTGAAAAGAAAGAGGAAGCGCTTCAATTTTTCAAATTGGACAAAGACAAAAAAACACTCCTTGTATTGGGTGGGAGCCTGGGCGCGAAGAGAATAAACGAATTGATAGAAAAGTCATTGCCTCTTTTTGAAAAACACAATTTACAGGTAATCTGGCAATGTGGTAAATATTACGAACTTGTGTATAAGGACATAGAGAATGCCAATGTGAAAATACACGCGTTTTTAAATAGAATGGATCTGGCCTACGCAGCCGGGGATTTTATAATTTCTAGGGCAGGGGCTTTATCTGTATCGGAACTTTGTTTGGTAGGAAAACCAGTAATTTTTATTCCCTCGCCCAATGTCGCTGAAGATCACCAAACGAAAAATGCGCTTTCTGTGGCAGAAAAAGAAGCTGCCATATTGATAAGAGAAAATGAATTGGATGACAGTTTTGATACAAAATTTTCGGATTTGCTTTCTTCCGAAGAGCAACAAAAAATTTTGTCGGGGAATATTAAGGAGCTGGCAAAACCCAACGCGACCAGAGATATTATAGTAGAGATCGAGAAATTAATGAAAAGCAATTGA
- a CDS encoding FtsW/RodA/SpoVE family cell cycle protein: MKNIFHYIQGDKVIWGIVSLLALLSFMPVYSASSNLAYLFGDGSTLPYLLRHFAHLVLGFGILYGIHKIPYNYFRGLSIIALPVVVILLGLTMAEGRTIDGANASRWIRIPFVGITFQTSTLAGVVLMTYVARYLSRIKDKTVIFKETILPLWTPVFIVLALILPANFSTAGIIFTMVVMLVFVGGYPLKYLGIILGTGLVFLTIFILTAKAFPDIFPNRVDTWMSRIDNFADKQDTEADYQIEKAKIAIASGGITGLGPGKSVQKNFLPQSSSDFIYAIIVEEFGLVGGMFLMLLYLFLLFRILVVAHKSTSVFGKLLVIGVGMPIIFRAMINMAVAVELFPVTGQNLPLISSGGTSIWMTCLALGMILSVSAKREVVHKEEAEENPLDVLSEAI; encoded by the coding sequence GTGAAAAACATCTTCCATTACATACAAGGAGATAAGGTTATCTGGGGAATAGTAAGTCTTTTGGCACTATTGTCCTTTATGCCTGTTTACAGTGCCAGTAGCAATTTGGCTTATCTTTTTGGTGATGGTAGTACACTACCTTACCTGCTTAGGCATTTTGCTCATTTGGTTTTAGGGTTTGGAATTTTATATGGTATCCATAAGATTCCCTATAATTATTTCCGAGGTCTATCCATTATTGCCTTACCGGTAGTTGTCATTTTATTGGGACTTACCATGGCCGAAGGAAGGACAATAGACGGAGCTAATGCTAGCCGATGGATTAGAATACCTTTTGTAGGTATAACTTTTCAGACTTCTACCTTGGCAGGGGTTGTATTAATGACTTATGTGGCCAGATATTTATCCAGGATTAAGGATAAAACGGTTATTTTCAAAGAAACTATCCTACCACTTTGGACGCCGGTTTTTATAGTATTGGCATTAATTCTTCCAGCTAACTTTTCTACGGCAGGAATTATTTTTACTATGGTTGTGATGTTGGTATTTGTAGGCGGGTATCCTTTAAAATACTTAGGAATTATTTTAGGCACAGGTTTAGTATTCCTGACAATTTTCATTCTCACCGCGAAAGCTTTTCCCGATATTTTCCCGAATCGGGTAGATACATGGATGAGCCGAATAGACAATTTTGCTGATAAACAGGATACAGAAGCGGACTACCAAATAGAAAAAGCTAAGATTGCGATTGCTTCCGGTGGGATTACGGGACTTGGACCTGGAAAAAGTGTTCAGAAGAACTTTTTGCCTCAATCATCTTCCGATTTTATCTATGCCATTATTGTAGAGGAATTCGGACTTGTGGGCGGAATGTTTCTGATGCTTCTTTATTTGTTTCTGCTGTTCAGAATCCTAGTGGTGGCCCACAAATCGACCTCCGTTTTTGGAAAATTACTGGTCATCGGGGTAGGAATGCCCATAATTTTTCGGGCAATGATAAATATGGCAGTGGCAGTAGAACTCTTTCCGGTAACCGGTCAAAATTTACCGTTAATAAGTAGTGGGGGAACCTCAATATGGATGACGTGTCTGGCATTGGGAATGATTTTGAGCGTTAGTGCAAAACGGGAGGTAGTCCACAAGGAAGAAGCAGAAGAGAATCCTTTGGATGTTTTAAGTGAAGCGATCTAG
- the murC gene encoding UDP-N-acetylmuramate--L-alanine ligase, with product MTNLENIETLYFVGIGGIGMSALARYFKMLGKNVYGYDKTSTELTDELISEGIPVVFLDAVSEIPKGVLSKENVLVVRTPAVSQNNSILKFFYSEGFEIVKRAELLGIISKNSLCLAVAGTHGKTTTSAILGHLMAECNMPVTAFLGGIAENYNSNFIFRGSQIMVVEADEFDRSFLQLTPDIACVTSMDADHLDIYGDAMEVNNAFLTFSRLVDKEENVFIKNDLPLLGMTVAVEEAADYEAQNIRIVDGAYCFDLKTPNLRLNNLTYLLPGRHNLLNAVMALGMALRAGASKDCLPEALASFRGVKRRFSYKIRTDNLVLIDDYAHHPTELDALFQAVDEMYPEDCKQIVFQPHLFSRTRDFGQAFAKSLSQFDEVVLLDIYPAREEPIDGITSQWLLDQVEAYSKRLVFKSALPEILLKSKCRIKLLVGAGDIGAEVSSITKKLRYETGN from the coding sequence TTGACTAACCTAGAAAACATAGAAACCCTTTATTTCGTTGGAATCGGTGGCATTGGAATGAGTGCTCTTGCGCGATATTTCAAAATGCTGGGTAAAAATGTTTATGGCTATGACAAAACCTCCACCGAGTTAACCGATGAATTAATTTCAGAAGGAATTCCAGTAGTATTTTTGGATGCTGTTTCTGAAATTCCAAAAGGTGTACTTTCAAAGGAAAATGTTTTGGTCGTTCGCACCCCTGCTGTGTCACAGAATAATTCAATTTTGAAATTTTTCTATTCCGAAGGGTTCGAAATTGTTAAACGCGCAGAACTGTTAGGCATCATTTCAAAAAACAGTCTTTGCTTAGCCGTGGCAGGTACTCATGGTAAAACCACAACTTCTGCTATTTTGGGTCATCTAATGGCTGAATGTAATATGCCCGTTACCGCTTTTTTGGGTGGAATTGCAGAAAATTATAATTCCAACTTCATATTCCGTGGAAGTCAAATTATGGTTGTAGAAGCGGATGAATTTGATAGATCCTTTCTTCAGCTAACGCCGGATATCGCCTGCGTTACTTCAATGGACGCGGACCATTTGGATATTTATGGAGATGCTATGGAAGTTAATAATGCCTTCTTGACTTTTTCGAGATTAGTGGATAAGGAGGAGAATGTATTTATTAAAAATGACTTGCCATTATTGGGGATGACCGTTGCCGTTGAGGAGGCTGCCGATTATGAGGCACAAAATATTCGGATTGTAGATGGGGCTTATTGTTTCGATTTAAAAACTCCAAATCTAAGGTTGAATAATCTCACTTATCTTTTACCTGGACGACATAATCTTTTAAATGCCGTTATGGCTTTGGGAATGGCATTAAGAGCTGGCGCATCAAAAGATTGTCTGCCCGAAGCTCTAGCCAGTTTCCGCGGTGTTAAAAGAAGGTTTTCATATAAAATTAGAACAGATAATCTTGTTTTAATAGACGATTACGCACACCATCCCACTGAGCTTGATGCTCTTTTTCAGGCAGTTGATGAAATGTATCCTGAAGATTGCAAGCAGATTGTTTTCCAGCCACATTTGTTCAGTCGGACTCGAGATTTTGGACAAGCATTCGCAAAAAGTCTTTCCCAGTTTGACGAGGTGGTTCTTTTGGATATTTATCCTGCCAGAGAAGAACCAATTGACGGAATTACCTCACAGTGGCTTTTGGATCAAGTGGAGGCTTATAGTAAGCGATTGGTTTTTAAGTCGGCACTGCCAGAGATTTTATTAAAGTCTAAATGTAGAATAAAATTACTGGTAGGTGCTGGAGATATTGGAGCTGAAGTAAGTTCAATAACTAAAAAATTGCGGTATGAAACGGGCAATTGA